One window from the genome of Pararhizobium gei encodes:
- a CDS encoding ATP-binding protein — METGPLKRVADRIPSLMRWFLSSSAIIACTPPAFAAPGGLMATGVFQSAEIVTFSVLIGVISAAMISAIWLIRQRGNIETDNRELNAALSDANHRISRFQALIADKNRRIVVWEGLATKPEFLGQLPAETGAPQDDRNFLAFGRWLKAQSASELEKAVEHLRSAAQSFDLVVETIRGEIIETQGRVSGGRAFVRFVALNNLRAELAEMKLERDRLRSSISGLHTLLDATDLPVWQRGADGSLIWVNQAYAEAVEAADPATAIRESRELLATVNREKIRALSTYDSPYREKLSAVVRGNRAFYEVVDAKSAGGSAGMAINVSDVETVREELNRTLKSHAETLDQLATPVATFDGNQRLQFYNQAFQRLWQLDMGFLERKPTNGEILDRLRAAGTLPEQLNWKQWKENALAVYQALDTQSDLWHLPNGQTLRVFATARPQGGATWVFENLTEKVDLETRYNTLVQVQGETIDHLSEGVAVFGPDGRVKLSNPAFRALWGVSEAEVKPGTHIRTIEQACSASYDHPDGWKRFAQLITSFDDERPSSQGVLELRTGLILDFAVIPLPNAQTMLTFVNITDSAKVERALTEKNEALQMADHLKNDFVQHVSYELRSPLTNIIGFADLLKTPAFGTLTERQAEYVDHISTSSSLLLTIVNDILDLATVDAGIVELDLSEINLTDFLDEISLQMADRLQESAVILRIDAPDSLGLFVADHQRLKQILIKLLTNAANFAPDDSIIRLKCRRDGSDFLFSITDTGPGIPQDILDTVFNRFESHGQHGGAGLGLSIVESFVGLHRGTVSIRSREGEGTEVTCRIPSGNLPQFQAAE; from the coding sequence ATGGAAACAGGTCCTTTAAAGCGGGTTGCCGACCGGATTCCATCTCTGATGCGATGGTTTCTCAGCAGCTCGGCGATCATCGCCTGCACGCCTCCGGCTTTTGCCGCACCGGGCGGCCTCATGGCGACAGGTGTCTTCCAATCCGCCGAGATCGTCACATTTTCCGTTCTGATCGGCGTCATTTCGGCCGCCATGATTTCGGCCATCTGGCTGATCCGCCAGCGCGGCAATATCGAGACCGACAATCGCGAGTTGAACGCGGCGCTGTCCGATGCCAATCATCGCATCTCGCGCTTCCAGGCGCTGATTGCCGACAAGAACCGCCGCATCGTCGTCTGGGAGGGGCTTGCAACCAAGCCGGAATTTCTTGGCCAATTGCCGGCTGAAACAGGTGCGCCGCAGGACGACCGGAATTTTCTGGCTTTCGGACGATGGCTGAAAGCACAATCCGCTTCCGAACTGGAGAAGGCCGTCGAGCATCTGCGTTCGGCCGCCCAGAGCTTCGATCTCGTGGTCGAGACGATCCGCGGCGAGATTATCGAAACGCAAGGACGCGTTTCTGGCGGCCGAGCCTTCGTCCGTTTTGTGGCACTCAACAATCTTCGCGCAGAGCTCGCCGAAATGAAGCTGGAACGGGATCGTCTGCGCAGCTCGATCTCCGGATTGCACACCCTGCTCGACGCGACGGACCTTCCTGTGTGGCAGCGCGGAGCGGACGGGTCGTTGATCTGGGTCAACCAGGCCTATGCCGAAGCCGTCGAGGCGGCTGATCCGGCAACCGCCATCCGGGAAAGCCGCGAGCTTCTGGCAACGGTGAACCGCGAAAAGATCCGCGCGCTGAGCACCTATGATTCGCCCTATCGCGAAAAGCTGTCCGCCGTAGTGCGCGGCAATCGGGCCTTTTACGAGGTGGTGGATGCGAAGAGCGCTGGCGGATCGGCAGGCATGGCGATCAATGTCTCGGACGTCGAGACCGTGCGCGAGGAACTCAACCGGACGCTGAAAAGTCATGCCGAGACCTTGGATCAGCTCGCCACGCCGGTTGCGACTTTCGACGGTAACCAGCGTCTGCAATTCTACAACCAGGCCTTTCAGCGGCTATGGCAGCTGGATATGGGTTTTCTCGAACGCAAACCGACCAATGGCGAAATCCTCGACCGTCTGCGCGCTGCAGGCACCCTGCCGGAGCAGCTCAACTGGAAACAGTGGAAGGAGAATGCGCTCGCGGTTTACCAGGCGCTCGATACGCAGTCCGATCTCTGGCATCTCCCGAACGGCCAGACGCTGCGTGTGTTTGCCACCGCGCGGCCGCAGGGCGGCGCTACCTGGGTCTTCGAGAACCTGACGGAAAAGGTCGATCTCGAAACGCGCTACAACACGCTGGTTCAGGTCCAGGGGGAAACCATCGACCATCTTTCGGAAGGTGTCGCCGTGTTCGGTCCGGACGGACGTGTCAAACTGTCCAATCCCGCCTTTCGCGCGCTCTGGGGCGTAAGCGAAGCCGAAGTCAAACCCGGAACCCACATCCGCACCATCGAGCAGGCGTGTTCCGCGTCGTACGACCACCCGGACGGGTGGAAGCGTTTCGCTCAACTGATCACCAGCTTCGACGACGAGAGACCATCCAGCCAGGGCGTTCTGGAACTGCGCACCGGGCTCATCCTTGACTTCGCCGTTATCCCGCTGCCGAATGCGCAGACCATGCTGACCTTCGTCAACATTACCGACAGCGCTAAGGTAGAGCGTGCGCTGACCGAAAAAAACGAAGCGCTGCAAATGGCAGACCATTTAAAGAACGATTTCGTGCAGCATGTTTCCTACGAACTACGGTCACCCTTGACCAACATCATCGGCTTCGCCGATCTTCTGAAAACTCCGGCTTTTGGCACGCTGACCGAGCGGCAGGCGGAATATGTCGATCACATATCCACGTCCTCCTCTCTTCTGTTGACCATCGTCAACGATATTCTCGATCTCGCCACTGTCGATGCCGGAATCGTCGAGCTGGATCTCTCGGAAATCAATCTCACCGATTTCCTGGACGAAATCTCCCTCCAGATGGCCGACCGTTTGCAGGAAAGCGCCGTTATCCTGCGCATCGACGCGCCTGACAGTCTCGGTCTTTTTGTTGCCGATCATCAGCGATTGAAACAGATTCTAATCAAGCTCCTGACGAATGCCGCGAATTTTGCGCCTGATGACAGCATCATACGCCTAAAATGCCGGCGCGATGGCAGCGATTTCCTTTTCAGCATCACCGATACCGGCCCCGGCATTCCACAGGACATTCTCGATACCGTGTTCAACCGCTTCGAGAGCCATGGACAGCACGGCGGCGCCGGTCTGGGGCTGTCGATCGTCGAAAGCTTCGTCGGCCTGCATCGCGGCACGGTGTCGATCCGCAGCCGCGAGGGCGAAGGGACTGAGGTAACCTGCCGCATTCCGTCCGGTAACCTGCCACAATTTCAAGCGGCGGAATGA